TCCCATCCAGAAATTTTTACAGTCTCAGAGCAAGGTCATGGCTATGGCCTGGATTTCCGCACTAGCCCTAGTCTTGCACATTTTTTTGAGCTGGCTGTTTATCTTGAAATTAGGATGGGGTTTAGTTGGGGTAGCGGTTACTCTGAATTTGTCCTGGTGGATAGTGGTTTTAGGGCAGCTGGCATATGTAGTTTCAGGGAGCTGCCCTGGTGCATGGAATGGACTGTCATGGCAGGCGTTCAAAGATTTGGGGGCATTTGTGAGGCTCTCCTTCGCTTCTGCCGTGATGCTGTGCCTTGAGTTTTGGTATCTCATGATATTGATTGTCTTGACAGGTAATCTTACAAACCCAGAAATCGAAGTGGACTCCATTTCAATCTGCATGAATTTGAATGGATGGGAAATGATGATAGCTGCGGGATTCTATGCTGCTGTCAGTGTAAGAGTATCAAATGAACTTGGAGCAAGACGCCCCTCAGCTGCCAAGTTCGCTGTAGTGGTGGTGACTTTAACCTCAACGGTGATAGGCCTATTCTTTATGATCCTGGTTTTCCTTACCAAAAATGATTTTCCAGTGCTTTTTACCAATAGCAAAGCAGTTATGGCAGCAGTAAGCAGCCTATCCACCTTACTTGCCCTCACAATGCTTCTCAACAGTGTGCAACCAGTTCTATCAGGGGTAGCAGTAGGAGCAGGATGGCAAGCACTGGTGGCCTATGTGAACATAGGCTGCTACTATATTGTTGGGGTGCCTCTCGGTATTTTTCTGGGATACATGTTCAACCTTGGAGCCAAGGGTATTTGGAGTGGCATGATTAGTGGAACCTTGCTACAGACATTGATTCTTTTGTTTATCACATGGAGGACAGACTGGAACAGAGAGGCCTCAGAAGTCCAAGATAGGATTAAGGTATGGGGAGGTTCAGTAGACCCCATCTAATGTAATGTTGGTTTTTCCTTTCCTTCTTAGGTTGTGGGAGGCGGATTTTGTAATGGAGGGAGTTAGTTTGTTTTGGGGGAGAGAATTTTATATGGAGTTGTGGCTCTTTGTGACATCTTTTTGTTAGAAATGGAAAATGAATGATTACTGTGATTCAGTTTTTTGTGTAAACAAAAACATAGTTACAGACGCATCTGATATTGTTCAATTCTCGTTCCTTTTTTACTTAGATCAAGTACTCATACTGCATACATTTGTTGTGCTTGTGTTAGCCTAAGATAATGAATTTTTTGATTGATTCTTTTGTATTGAAATACAAGAACATTTCTTAATAGAATCACCATTACGATGGATTTCTCAAAAAGATTACAGACCTTATATGTTCCTCAGACAAATTTAAACGCCCTTTCTCAGCACTTCCATGCCTACCATAACTACCAAGGGGATTTGTTTTGGCTCTTTGTgacattttatttttggaaatggAAAATGAATGAACACTATGATTCAGTTTTTCTGTAAAAACAAAAACATAGTTTCAGACGCATCTGATATTTTGCaatattcttcttttctttttagaTAAGTACGCATGAATCCTTTAAAGGAGAAGGAGAGTTTGCCTATAAAATATCTCTAtgagttgaaagaaaaaaaaaaacgttAGATGTATTGAAGAGGCCACTTCGAGGGGTAGAGATCAAACGTTCGAATCTGAATATTCATATGGGTTCCAACTTGGGCAAAGGAAATCTAGAGATAGACAGGCTGGGCAAGAACAGGGTCAAAGGGGAATCAAGCCAACATGCAAAGAATCAAATATGGTGCAGAAAATACTAGCAACAAATGGAGATTATGCAACACATGTCCGCTCAACCTA
The nucleotide sequence above comes from Cryptomeria japonica chromosome 11, Sugi_1.0, whole genome shotgun sequence. Encoded proteins:
- the LOC131071099 gene encoding protein DETOXIFICATION 33, which encodes MEEGVPRLPLLNRKAEQKLNSGSAWTHTSDDLSSEILSVCNPNELAKESWIESKKLWYIAGPAIFTAICQYSLGAITQTFAGHLGTIELAAVAIENSVIAGLAFGTMLGMGSALETLCGQAFGAGQIHMLGVYMQRSWIILNITALFLSLFYIFAPPILKLFGQSDEISDLAGKFAIWMLPQLFAYALNFPIQKFLQSQSKVMAMAWISALALVLHIFLSWLFILKLGWGLVGVAVTLNLSWWIVVLGQLAYVVSGSCPGAWNGLSWQAFKDLGAFVRLSFASAVMLCLEFWYLMILIVLTGNLTNPEIEVDSISICMNLNGWEMMIAAGFYAAVSVRVSNELGARRPSAAKFAVVVVTLTSTVIGLFFMILVFLTKNDFPVLFTNSKAVMAAVSSLSTLLALTMLLNSVQPVLSGVAVGAGWQALVAYVNIGCYYIVGVPLGIFLGYMFNLGAKGIWSGMISGTLLQTLILLFITWRTDWNREASEVQDRIKVWGGSVDPI